From the Triticum urartu cultivar G1812 chromosome 4, Tu2.1, whole genome shotgun sequence genome, the window atgtattacgaaacgagtaaagagacttgtcggtaacgagattgaactaggtattgagataccgacgatcgaatctcgggcaagtaacataccgatgacaaagggaacaacgtatgttgttatgcggtttgattgataaagatcttcgtagaatatgtaggagccaatatgagcatccaggttccgctattggttattgaccggagacgtgtctcggtcatgtctaaatagttctcgaacccgtagggtccgcacgcttaaagttcgatggcggttatattatgagtttatgtgttttgatgtaccgaaggtagttcggagtcccggatgtgatcatggacatgacgaggagtctcgaaatggtcgagacatgaagattgatatattggacgactatattcggacaccggaatggttccgggggttatcggatatataccggagtaccggggggttaccggaaccccccgccccccccggaggttattgggcctcgtgggcccaattggtggaagaggagaggcagccaaggggcatccgcgcgcccctcccctcccaagtccgaattggacaaggaagggggcggcgccccccccccttcctttcttcctctttctccttccctctcctctcctactccaacgtggaaggggggattcctactcccgataggagtaggactcctcatggggcgcgccaagggtggccgaccccctccccctcctccactcctttatatacggggagggaggcaccccctagagacacaacaattgatcccttggatctcttagccgtgtgcggtgccccctccaccataatccacctcggtcatatcgtagcggtgcttaggcgaagccctgcgtcggtagaataTCATCAtcgccaccacgccgtcgtgctgacggaactctccctcaaagctcggctggatcggagttcgggggacgtcatcgagttgaacgtgtgcagaactcggaggtgccgtacgtttgatacttgatcagtcggatcgtgaagacgtacgactacatcaaccgcgttgtgctaacgctttcgcattcggtctgcgagggtacgtagacacactctcccctctcgttgctatgcatcaccatgatcttgcgtgtgcgtaggaaattttttgaaattactacgttccccaacaatactTTGCCATCATGCAGAAGAACTGATCCTCTATCCTTTGCCAATACCGCTTGGCAGTTTGGTCAGTGTCAGTGCACGCATCAAGAGACACCGATTCCCATGCCTTGATCAAGATTTGATCTTCCAACTGCGTGTACTTCTTTGATCTTGCACACACTTTTGCTTGCGCTTGGTCGAAGACCCcctcctcaacctcctccaccTCATCATCTTCCTCCCCATGACTGTGCACGCCACCATCCATCTCATTGTAACAGTAATCATAGATCGGGACTTCATCGATGTCGACGATGTTGTCCTCCAACAAGTGCACAAACTTGGCAGTCGCATCATGCAAACCCGCGCTACAAATTCGCTCCGTCACGAACAAGAGCAATGGCGAAAAGTGAAACAACTAGAAGAAATCGAAGTATCATACCTTGCGCCCATTTCGCCGAACACCTCGGGGGCGGGGGTGGCAGTGTCGTCGGTAGGCATCCTCAGGGTAGCTTTTGTCGGGGCAATCGGAGGAGGTGTTGGCGGGGTAGCTCTTGCGGTAGGCTTCTTGTGTTTCACACCTGAAACCTTCGCTTTCTTCGCCAGCGCGGGCCGGACCGGATTCGCAGCTGTGGCGGCGGGCGCGCGTGCCTTCCTAGTGGGGGCTGCGGGAGCGCCGCCTGGACGACGACGTTGCCTTCCGCTTGCGGGGTGGCGCAATGGAGCCCTTGAACGGCGACGGGCGCGACATGGTCAACGACAAGATCTGCCGGAGGGGTTGGCGCATGGATGACGTCCACGATGACAGGCGACGGCTGGGAGGCTTCTATATCGGCGATGCAAAGCCGGGGAAGGTGGTCTGGAGCGGGCGGTGGGAGGTGGATGGCGGCAAAGGGAAGGGAAAGCGGGAACTGCCGTGCGAAAGTGTCCCTCCCGCCAATTCTCGCTACCGATAGGGATCAAGCTCGGGTCGGCCTCCCACCCCATGTATCTAAAGGTTGAGGGTGAAAGATTTGTCGCGCCCCGCAAATTTTTTACAGGCCATGGTCTGATACAATGTCTGTTCAGGCCACTTTTTTCGGGCAAAACCGTAAACTGGCGGTTAATTTACAGTTCGGCGCGATATAAGGGGTCTGCTAGAGACGGTCTAAGGAGCTTATAGTGAATTTAAGGATACAAGATCATACTGTGAAGCTCTTTTTTTCCTTAAGGGGGTCGTACTGTGAAGTTGTGACCTCTGAAACGACGATGGGCCCTGTAGCCCAAGGCCCGTGTGGCTGCTGACCTTGGACTTAAATTTCGGAATGGCGTCTTAGACCAGGACTGGTAAAATTTGGTTAACAGTTTGTAGGTGGAGAGCGCAAGACGATGGAGACCACTCGGTGCTCCACCGCAAACACCACAAAAACATGACTATTGCAACGGCTACTAACACTATACTATATAGCACAAATGCCGTTTCAAAGAATTAATATCTGCACATTTCTCAATTGTAACAATATCCTGTAGGTACTCACAGCAATGGCATCATCTCTACTACAATCTTCTCCAACCTCTACCAAAACGATCACATAACTAGCGGAACAAAATTTCAAGAAGGAAAAAAGAATAGGTGGGAGGAAAAAATAAACATTATAAACTGTCACGACCTTAGCTGCCTCCTTTCTTCACCGTGATGCTCCATTCGCTAAACCGTCCGCTGCATTATTCTCCGATAATGGATCAGCCCAATCCCAGAGGAAGAGACCTCACCAAGCTACCCTTGATAGTTATACTCCTATCCAAAAGAATGACCAACCAATATGATACAGATGAAAAGAATCGTGTACCCATATGATACAGATCAAAGTATCGAGGTATCTGCAACACGGTTGATGCAGGGGCGTGTCAGAGATATATGTATGTGTTCACTGATGATTGCTTTCCTCCTTCAGCAACAGCAATCCACCTCTCCAGTAAGCAAATGAATGGCGGGGCTATGCCCCCTCAGTTCAGTGTGTCTACACCATTTCTCCAAGTCCTTATCTGTCGTATAGGGGCTCCAAAATATGGCAGTTTCTAATGAAGTCGTTGGAGTAATTTACGTGCTTCGTCCAAAAAGGTTGCAAGTTTTTAAAAGCAATGTCTAGCCATGGTTTGCACTGACCATTGTAGTGGACCACTGCAGCCTTCTTAACACTTTCTATGTCCGTGCTTTCTTGGTATCCTAAGCCAAGCATGTGCCAAGATGGGTCGATACCATGGACATGACCCCTGAATGCTATAAGCGCAGGTGGTAAAGTACCGAATTTCCAGAGAGTAAGACCGGCTCTTAGATTCTGCAAAAAAAATGGAACAATTATGAAGATGAACAACAGTGCCAACAACTATAGCATGTATTAGCATCACAAAGTTTAAGCTTGAAACAAAAGTTGTGAGTAACTATTCTTTATACCCAAGTGGCATTTGATATAGGTAAGTGTTTCACTCTATGTATGGAGGAGTGAAGACAACACAGGATTGCAGATAGGGAAATAAAATCTTCATTATTTCTTTAACAGTTATACAGCAGATGTTAAAATCAAGTACTTCATACAGAATTTGGAACACTAGACAGCACAAATGTGacatcaaacatgactgaagccTGAACATTTTCAAGTTGGCTGTATAGATGTGTGGTTCTTCAAAGCATCAACTTATTCATATATAAGATTGTACCTTCACTTGACTGATTAAACTTAGGAGATTTTCGCAAGGTTAAAATGTGTTACCTCCTTCAACCAGAAATGGTATGTATCCCTAATGTTTGTCTTCCTCCAAGCTTCCAGATCAAAGACATTCATCCCATATGCCCATGCACATTCATCTGGGTCAAGACTTCGATCTATAACAGGGTGAGAGAAGTTGAAATATGTCCTGAAGCGCTTAGACATCACCCAATTATCTTCACCTCTGCATGTCTCCACAGCACCATTCACCTTTCCTTCAAGATCAATCTCCCAAAGAGGAGATAAATCACGCtgaacaacaatgtcatcatcaAGGAAGACCACCTTGTTGAGGCTTGGAAAGAGCTGGTTTAATGAGGACAGCATTAGTTTTAGGAATTGTGAGAATCACAACATACCATCAGCCATGACCTTACAAGCAAAAACAGTATCGACACAAGTAAAGAATATAGCAGAATTGGACAAAAAGATAACAGCATCTAGAAGAGGAGAGGGTGGCACATTTTAGCAGCAAGCAGAATGAATGTGGCAATCGTGCAGGAAGAACACAAATGTACCTTTTCATCTTAGTAGCATATAGAAAGAAAATCAAACATGGATATTAACAGTGAGATGGGTGGTTGGATATCTATCTTGGCAGGTTTCAGCATTCATCAACTTGGCATATGTGGATAGACCATATCTTTACTTACTTACTTAGTTAGTTGCCATAAATGTCATATTAAGCAATTTTCCATGCTTGAACACATTTTAATGCTATTTTGGCAAACCCCTGATGCCACAAAAAAGGGAACCTGATTAGAAGGAAACTTAATTCACATTGGCTGCATAACCTAATATATCAGATCGGAGCATATTTATTACATATGATTTTATTTGAGTTTGCCCCAACTATCGATTTAGTGATACATTTTCACATCATTGTTCTATTGTGCAAGAATGCTAGCAGGCAACAAAGTGAACTCAGTAAGAAAGAAGGTGCCTctaaggtactccctccgttccaaaatagatgactcaaatttctactaactttagtacaaagttagtacaaagttgggtcatctattttgaaacaGAGGGAGTAAACACTAATAATAAGTTGTTGAAATGTGCCATGGCATGACATTAATCTTGTCATGATCATGGAATATACTAGTTGTAAACATACTACTTGAAAGCTATACACTTGCAGTCTTGCACGACAATCCGAAACATTTGACACAAAGAACAGCCACTTGTAATAGATAGAAAGCCAAGGAAGAGAACATTTCTGATCAAAAGGCACCTCAGGCAAATAGATGCGCAGATGGTTAAGCAGGGATATGTATTTGGGGCTTCGGGCCTGCAGCTTGGAAGCAAGCACCCTTGGGTTGTCACTTGCACTGGAAACTGTTCCATGATCTCCATGATAATGATTTCTGACTCCACGGTGGTTTTCTATAGCCTCTAGTACTGGGACATTCTCTCTGGTCAACCAGTCAAACTGATGAACACCTTTCACTTCAACTATTGCAGGTGATACAGAATTAAGGGCAAACCATGAATGCATCCCTGGATATGTTTTTTTA encodes:
- the LOC125552520 gene encoding probable galacturonosyltransferase 14, whose product is MQLRISPSMRSITISSSNGVVDSMKVRVAPQPPPPPPPLAPPPAARRAAGAGGGAGGWGAAWYLRAVAFPAVVALGCLLPFAFILLAVPALEAGGTKCSSIDCLGRRIGPSFLGRQGGDSTRLVQDLYRIFDQVNNEESTSDKKLPESFREFLSEMKDNHYDARTFAVRLKATMKNMDKEVKRSRLAEQLYKHYASTAIPKGIHCLSLRLTDEYSSNAHARKQLPPPELLPLLSDNSFQHYILASDNILAASVVVSSTVRSSSVPDKVVFHVITDKKTYPGMHSWFALNSVSPAIVEVKGVHQFDWLTRENVPVLEAIENHRGVRNHYHGDHGTVSSASDNPRVLASKLQARSPKYISLLNHLRIYLPELFPSLNKVVFLDDDIVVQRDLSPLWEIDLEGKVNGAVETCRGEDNWVMSKRFRTYFNFSHPVIDRSLDPDECAWAYGMNVFDLEAWRKTNIRDTYHFWLKENLRAGLTLWKFGTLPPALIAFRGHVHGIDPSWHMLGLGYQESTDIESVKKAAVVHYNGQCKPWLDIAFKNLQPFWTKHVNYSNDFIRNCHILEPLYDR